AGCGCCCGTCCGGCAGATGATGAAGTCGGGACGCCCCATCGGGTTGTCATTGTAGGTGACAGACCAATCCTCGTCGCCGCCGACGATCAGATCGAAGCGATGGGGATCATAGACCATGAGATCGATGCCCATCGCACTTGCCGCTTCCTGAAAGCGCAGGACTTCGGGCACCTCCGGGATCGCCGGATCCAGTTCATGATGAAAGAGAATCCAGCCTCGCAAATCTCTCACTCCCAGCCTCTTCTGATCCTTGACAAGATCGTGGGGGAAACCGGTACGACGCTATGCCATCAGATCGCCATGGACAGTATGAGATTGGACCATGGCGTTGCCATTACGTGAACGGCTTGATCACCCGTCGCTCGAAAGCCTTTCCCGACGCTCATGGCGCTCCTGGGCGTTGATCGTCATCGTGGCGATTGGGCGGGCTTCGAGCCGGCGAAGCGAGATTGGTTCACCTGTTACCTCGCAATAGCCATATTCGCCATCGTCGATCCTGCGCAAGGCGGCAGCGATCTTGGCAAGGAGCTTGCGCTGGCGATCACGCGCTCGCAGTTCTATCGACCAGTCTGCTTCACTTGAGGCGCGATCATTGAGGTCCGGCTCTCGCAAGGGCTCCATCTGCAAAACGTTGAGCGTGGCCTCAGAGTCATCGAGAATCTGCTTCTTCCAAGCGAGCAGGCGTTGCCGGAAATATTCGAGCTGCAGCGGATTCATGAACTCTTCTTCCGAAGACGGATTGTAGTCGATCGGGACTTGCACCTGAGGGTCAGTCCTGAGTGCAATTCCCTTTAGATTGGCGTGGTCGGGATTCACATTGATGGTGCTCACGATTCCAACTCGCATGTGATTTTTGCTGCGTGAGACATGACATGCATTGTCCCGCTGCAATCTTACCAAAAAACGGCGCTCTGCTCGTAATAGTCACTTTGTGGTCCCAGTGCCACGATAACAGGACAAGTGTATGCATTTTCTAAAGCAAATGAGGATCGGACCACGACATTCATTCGACGTCCGGAGTCCGGTGCCGCGGTCGGACCGGTTCAGGCCGTATGGAAAGACCAGCGGGAAACCGGGCCATCAGTCAGCGCATCATGGCATTTGAGCATCGATTTTTTAACAATGTCGAAATCCATCCAGAACGATCAGGTCGGCATCTTGCCGTATCCTCGCTTCCATTCGTCGCACGAAGCGGGATGTCGCCACGGACGCGGCCCATCTTTCATGACGTAGACCGAAGAGCAAAACGCTTCATCCCTTCAGAGATCACCAGGTAGGCGAGTACCAGAAGGGCGATCGCGCCCAGCAGCATGCCGCTCGGCGGCGCGAAATCCAGAAGCGGCGCGAAGGGAAGGAATGGCAGGGCAAGCGCTGCCAGCAAGCCGCCCAGAGCGGTCACGACCAGGGCAATATGGGCACGACCCGTCCAGGCGGGTCTGGCGGTACGAATGATGAAGACCACCAGGATCTGGGTCGCCATTGATTCGATGAACCAGGCCGACCGGAAGGTCGCGACGTCGACGTGAAAGATCTCGAGCAGGAGGGCGAAAGTCGCAATGTCGAACAGGGAGGAGAGCGGACCCATGATGGCGGTGAAGCGCACGAGGCCGGTCATGTCC
The window above is part of the Sphingomonas sanxanigenens DSM 19645 = NX02 genome. Proteins encoded here:
- the dksA gene encoding RNA polymerase-binding protein DksA; this encodes MALRTDPQVQVPIDYNPSSEEEFMNPLQLEYFRQRLLAWKKQILDDSEATLNVLQMEPLREPDLNDRASSEADWSIELRARDRQRKLLAKIAAALRRIDDGEYGYCEVTGEPISLRRLEARPIATMTINAQERHERRERLSSDG